A stretch of the Conger conger chromosome 3, fConCon1.1, whole genome shotgun sequence genome encodes the following:
- the LOC133125264 gene encoding secreted phosphoprotein 24-like produces MGFFVATASCSSRVRVSSGLSELVSLRCSRSDSSSSESNSGEALRRLSGMSGQSHFGIGGPVNTPTQRTAVDNHLGGNGMDNFML; encoded by the exons ATGGGTTTCTTCGTG GCCACGGCGTCCTGCTCCAGCCGAGTACGTGTCTCCTCCGGACTCTCGGAGCTCGTCTCCCTCAGGTGTAGCCGCTCCGACAGCTCCAGCTCCGAGTCCAACAGCGGGGAG GCACTCCgaaggctgagtggaatgagtGGACAGAGCCACTTCGGGATTGGAG GCCCGGTGAACACCCCCACTCAGAGGACCGCTGTGGACAACCACCTTGGGGGGAACGGCATGGATAACTTCATGCTGTAA